The Salvelinus alpinus chromosome 3, SLU_Salpinus.1, whole genome shotgun sequence genome segment GGAACTTACGTGGGAACGTAAGcatttggtttcccattggttcagAATTGAACATTTAGCCTGTTCTGTGAATGTAcattttaggttgcagggaggttttgAGAATCTGAACGTTCTCCTGGGATGTTTTATAAACATTATTTGAATAATAAAATAGTTTGGTAATAAAATAAGTTTGAGAACATTCTAAATGTTGTGACCCCAAACTTAACTTTCACAAAGACTTTTAATTACACTGCTAGCTTAAATTTGGTGATAACTGTTCTGACCTCCAAGCACACGGCTCATGGAAATTAAtttagtgtcacaccctgaccttagagagccttttattctctaatttggttaggtcggggtgtgactagggtgagtACTCtagtttttttatttctatgttggcctggtatggttcccaagaaggggcagctgtctatcgttgtctttgattggggatcatatttaggcagccttttcccactgggtttttgtgggatcttgtttgtgtataGTTGCCTTGAGCACTGCATAGCTTCACATTCATTTCTttcttctttattgttttttgatgaacccaaaccacgctgcattttggtccgattcttACAACGTTCGTGACATTTTTTACTGTGGCATGCCGTCCCGTCAGTGACATTCTAACCTATGATCTTCTTGACTCCATCCATGCATTTAGTCCACTGTACCACCAGGAAGGAGCTAGCTTGCCATGTTTTTTtaactcatacaaagctgttcctTTTAGTCTATTCagacagaccccatttcaaagaaAACAAGCTCAGGCcaaaacacctgaacacacttaacaagatataggatagagagttttgttgacgctgagaatggatatgtttttaaataacattcttagaacgttacAAAATATTTGCTTttggtttttatggaaagttttcttaatgttctgagaacatgacttcaAATAGAACAatgaggaaacctgcagaaaacattatgctgaagtactgaaatttcttaatgttctctgaactTTGAGAACATGTCAAAcaagttggagaacgttcctagaacattaccaaaatttaaatgaaatgtaaccatgtttgaacttttaggaaacgttgTGTTAAAGTCATGAAATACaaagaaaataatgtttttttgtcaagttcTTTAACTGTGCTGACaatgttccaaagccaaacaactatcctgcaccattgtCAGaaggttgtgggaaggttgtatgcaaaataaccataggacaaccacgctctcaccaagctctatatgtgctagctgggatgacAACAGTTACAATGGCTACCCAAAAGGCCCTGGTGAGAGTGGCAAATAACATGCAGTAGTGACTTTATGTATATTTATTAATACTTGCAGTAATTGTTAGCCTGTATATTAATTAACACCATGTATGACCAAATGAGATTCCACTCTTGGTTGCAGTTACTCAGCATTAGAGGGTTATTAGTCATAAAATGGTCAAAAAATATGCTTTATATAAAACTAGATATTAAATCTTTACCTGCTAAAGCAGAGAAATAGAATATTAAAAAGAGGGGAGATGagtgagcgagacagacagagagcgagaggtggGCTGTGCTGGAACACAGTTATTTAATTCCAGATACAGGAGAAATAATAGGTTGATTGTCCAAAACAATTCCCTTCGCAGACCAACAACTCCATTCCATCCAAAtaataaacatttaaataaacAACCAAGTTATTAATACAGGCTCTGTCCCTAATACAGAGGGAGTATAGGGGTATAAAAGGCATAAGGTAGAAGAGTTGACACTTGGCATGTAGAAAGCATGTAGAAAGCTCAATTCATAGTTTGCTGTTGCAGAGCCACAACAGTCAGCAGTGATGTGAACCTTTTTACAAGTTTCAGACATTTGTCATAATGGACCTATCACGGCTCTGAACTACAAATAGAGAGCATAATAGTTGACAGCTGGCGTGTCTAAGAGTTGACCTTTGACCCAGAGCATTAGGCACGTTGGCTAGTTGACCTATGACCTTTAGGTTTCAATCTTCAAGTCCGCACCTGGAACTTCCCGGCCTTGGtgatgtatttaacccctttaaAAGGCTTGTACTTCTCCCCAAACATATCCAGCCTGTTCACCTTCAGTCCTAAAACACAGTTAGCATAAACGCATCACCATTTGTTTTGCTCTGTACTGAATTTTCTTTATCTTGACATTTTGACCGAAAACATGCACTATTTTTGGGGAATGTATTAACAGTGGACAAATAAACAAAATACTAAAAGATTGTTTTGGGGTTAACTATATCATGGATTTACCATAAACTGTACAGTTACCATATATTTACACATTCATCAAAACGCCTATACTGTAACATTTATCAACACACATTCTCCATTGAGTCTGaggtttattaggtacacccatctatactgaacaaaaatatatgtaaagtgttggtcccatgtttcatgagctgaaataacagATCATAGAAGTTCTTcaaatgcacaaaaagcttctctcaaattttgtccaCAAATTTGTtaaaatccctgttagtgagcatttctcctttgccaagattatccatccacctgacagctgtggcatatcaagaagctggaaaagtgtgctcttcacaaatTAATccaggtttcaactgtaccgtggagatgtgaacagagtgccccatgatggcggtggtgttatggtatgggcaggcataagctacggacaacaaacacaattgcattttatcgatggcaattggaatgcacagagataccatggcgagatcctgaggctcattgtcgtgcccaacatccgctgccatcaccttgattcagcatgataatgcacggccccatgtagcaaggatctgtacacaattcttggaagctgaaaatgtcccagttcttccatgccctgcatactcaccagacatgtcacccattgagcatgtttgggatgctctggatcgatgtgtacgacagcatgttccagttcccgccaatatccagaaacttagcacagccattgaagagaagtgaacattccacaggcaacaatcaacagcctgatcaactctatgcaaatgaGATGTGTCccgctgcatgaggaaaatggtggtcacacttgatactgactggttttctgatccacaccccttttttaaaaaggtatctgtgaccaacagatgcatatctgtattcccagtcatgtgaaatccatagattggggcctactttacttatatgaactgtacagtggttcctcctttaaaattGTGAGCTTACGcagcgggacttagaggtaatttgtggtttagtacggtaccctgcttCACCACTTCaatgctccagaccagcgcaatgGGGAGTTAGGgaactgattatgcttttgggccctactgtgtctctaactgacaatgaatgggcgacaaacctaaatagaaactgataattgtgcatgacttcagtattacttcctaaaactgttgttacactaaggtttttattattttattgtttaggattattttgctctttctGAAGTACTGTATGCCACTCCCGACCGATCACGTTGTACAGTTCTTGAGTCGTGCaacagtctaagacactgcatagctgtgttacagatgctggttcaatacctgtgGTGGGCtcaactgggagacccatgagatgactgtaggtttttggtttttctccctctaaaaacagaaataaataatcctaaataacaaactggcttgatttacaaattagtaacaatgtctcaccatGTTCAAGAATGTCCTTCCTCGCTaattttacgttatttgaaaacgaaatctccaaaatattgttattttttaaacaaagcgactattattattattttagaattatataaaagcccgttggatattctcacatatatattattaaccccgttattagcaggacaatatatattggtcacagctcccgagtggcgcacaatgggaCTGCATTGCAGTTttccagctgtatccactgaaagcgCGCAAGGTTCAAGGCACAAGGGCAGGGGGCACAGGATGGGCCgcagggaggaggaagggggtggacccccaccccgccacactggcaacactttaaggggcattgcactaataatggcgctgactagggaaacgttcccgctgttctgttcttagtgccagtctgcaggttcaaactaaaacaatgtaactaataaatGGCGTCTTTATGCTTTCAttcataaaataataaaaatactctttcaaaatgctgatatttatttagttatggatccataatgaattactatgggaataaatatcactgaattacagaaatatcctccaattctctctatatgtaattattggcggagagtaaCGTCatatttttagatatactgtaggcctaccgtaggcgacatgagtctcactagtattgagtaatgtgctgttaaaagtggcgTAGgtcttatttaaagagcatattgaagttagaagcaataggatttatttaactaggcaagtcagttaagaacaaattcttatttacaagagcAGCCTACTTCTTCCGCctcgtcggggaattgaaccccggtatCCTGCGCACCCGCAGGACACTgcattctttagctaaatagacCAGTACTGTACTCCCGACCATCACGTTGTACAGCGTCATATTTCCCGTTACATCCTAACGGAATCCCCGAGGGTTTTTCGTTTTCCTTGGATTAGAaccaccataatattaatcaaattaattaagcaagtatcagtcaaaagtttggacaaacctactcattccagggtttttctttatttttactattattctacaatgtagaagtgaagacatcacaactatgaaataacacatatgaaatcagttacgaacaaattcttatttacaatgctagttagtgctagtttgaccacaagagggcatctttgagaagcatttggtAGCCTTCAATAATGCCTGTACTAGAGAGTGTGGGCACGCAGGAGACAGGGGTTCAATTCGCCGACGGGGaaaaactagcactaactagcattaatggtaccagtggttcacacttaaataacgtgccatagaattctgcggcaccatgcAAGCTGCGCAGCAACATTTAAAGGAGGAACCattgtaactcaataaaatctttgaaattgttgcatgttgcatttatatttttttcagtgtagTGCAGCGTAGTATGCCCCTATGTCTCCAGAACAACCAGAATTCTTCGGGGAACGGAAGTGTTGCGCAATTGGTATCAAGAGGACCTAACATGTGCCAGGAAAatattccccacaccattacaccaccagcctgtaacGTTGACAAGGCAGGATGTGACCATGGACTCATGCTACTTACGCCAAATCCggactgccatcagcatgactcaACAGGAGCTGGGATTCGTCGGAagaggcaatgtttttccacttcaattgtccagtgttggtgatcgcgtgcctactgcagccgcttcttcttgtttttagctgataggagtggaacccggtgtggttgtctgctacaatagcccatccatgacaaggactgacgagttgtgcattctgagttgccgttctgcacaccactgttgtactgcaccgtTATTTGCTTATTTGTGACTTGCATGTTAGCTTGCATTTATCCTttgacctctcatcaacgagctgttttcgcccacaggactgccactgcctggatgtttttattttgtcttaccattctcggtaaaccctagacactgtcgtgcatgAAAAGTCCAAGAGgtcggccgtttctgagatactggaactggcgtgcctggcaccgacgatcataccacgctcaaagtcgcttgggtcactcgttttgcccattctaaatgtccaatcgaacagtaactgaatgccttgatgcctgtctgcctgctttatatagcaagccacagccacaactcactgtctgtaggagtgaaccattttcgtgaacggggtggtgtacctaataaactgagtaTACATTGATATTTAGCATATTTAGACACTGAGAGAAAGATTAGCTTAATTCCAAATTTTCCCCTAGCGCCTATTACCGAGCCACTCATAGATCTATGAAAATTGGATCGGTGGAAGCAATATGGTCACATTTCAACAGTCAATAAGGGGGCAAGACTAAACTATTACCACAAGGCTTCTACTTATCCAATTCCTTCAGATCTACAAGGGGGCTAGGTAGTAGGAACCGATTTGGAATTCAACAATTGAAAGGGAGAGGCTGAAAGGGACAAAAGTTACAGGTCAGGGGTACCTGATATGGCAAGTTGCTGTATCTTCAGGTCGATGTTCAGACTGGGGTTCTCCTCTGGTTTGGGGGCTCCAGCCTGCAAACTCAGACTACCTCGCAAGTTAGGAAGCTTCTGTGGGTTCAACTTTCCAATGTCCCACACCAACAactagagagaagagagcgagggagagagagagaaagaaaaagagagaaggggggggttaGGTTCAGGGGTCCTTGTGAGATGGAGAAGTTTGTTAATAATAATGTCTGTTGATTGGCTGTTTACCTTGTCTAACTTGGAAATAGGGTCGTAGGTATAGCTACTCTGTGTAGTGGTTAGgctcaggggttagaggttacaaGGTAGTAGGCGTGTAGTTACCTTTGTACCATTGTCATATGTGTAACTGCCCTGTGTGGCAGTCAGATTGATGCTGAGGATAGTTTTGGGCAAGTGGACCGTGACCACTACCCCTTCGACCGTCTTCCCCATGGTCTGCTTCGGTCCAACGGTCACGTCCAGACGGCCACCAGAACCACTCTCAAAGAAACTGATGCTCTGCTTCACATACACTGGGATGGCTACAAGACTGCatagaatataacagaataaataTAATATTACCAATATTATTATTAAACTGGGATGGCTACCAGACTGAAAATAATAGACATGGTAGTGTTATGATTAGGGGTCAGAGTTTAAAGCCGTACTTCTGTGCATTGACGTGATAGGTCATCAGGGTGAAGTTCCCGTcgggaggaatgaaggagaggacaCGCTCAGACTCCCAGCGTTTATAGCGAACACATGGGTGGAAACTCACATCGTCAAGGAGACGAGGATTCTGCAACGACAAAATGCAGTATGAATAGACCAATACACTGGggcgctctctctgtgtgtgggaaGGGAAATGACTAgttagttgcacaactgaatgcattcagccGAAATGTGTCAGGCTGCCTTAATCAATGTCCACGacacccggggagcagttgttgttgggggtttaCTGCCTTGCTCATGGGCAGAACGGCAATATTTTTCCACTTTCCTGGCTCggtgattcgaaccagcaaccttttggttactggcccagcgctcttaaccgctaggctacctgccaaccgtgtgtgtgtgtgtgcgcgcatgtatgtgcatgtgtgtaggTTTGGGGTAAATTTGAATTGAAGGAAATCAATTCAAGAAGTAACTTTCAAAAGTGATTTattatttccatttttttattaaaaagtcAAATCATTTCCTGAATTGACTACCTTCAAATCGAATGGACCCCAACcctgatatagtgtgtgtgtgggggcccACCATGAAGGAGAGTGTGAGGTCGGGCATACCAGACAGCTTGACACACGCCTCGACCACGCCCTGGATCTCTGCAAACACTGTCGTACCTGTTAACCAATCACAACACAGCttacagactacacacacacacaaacaaactcctGATGCCTGACCTTTAACCTCTGGATCTGACTTCCTGGATCTCTGCACCGTGGTGCCGGTGGACGAGTCAGTACTGCTCCTACCTGATTGGTCCAGGATAGCGTCAATCTCCTCCACCACGTCAAAGTAAGCTTCGTTATTGGTGTACTTCACTCCGGCCCGCCTCCATGGGATGGTCGACAGCTGACCAGTTGGCAACGTGTCTCCAACGTTACTGgtccctggaacacacacacactttttgcactaactcaTAACATCGCTGCTGCTACAGTTTATTATcgatcctgttgcctagtcactttatctctacctacagtgcctttagaaagttcacaccccttgagtttttccacattttgttgtgttacaaagtgggattaaaatggatttgtcattttttgtcaacgacctacacaaaatactctaatgtcaaagtggaagaaaatgtaaaacaattaatggaaaataaaacactaatatttCTTGATTAGGTAAGTATTCagccccctgagtcaatacatgttagagtcacctttagcagcgattatagctgtaagtctttctgggtaagtctccaagAGCTTTTGCACAGCTGGATTGTATGATATTTGcccaatatttaaaaaaaacattcaagcactgtcaagttggatgttgatcattgcaaaacagccattttcaagtcttgccatagattttgaagccgatttaagtcaaaacggtAACTAAgttactcaggaacattcaatgttgccTTGATAATCAACTCCagtaattgtcctgctgaaaggtgaatgtgtctcccagtgtctgttggaaagcagactaaaccaagTTTCCTCTATAATTTTGCCTGGGCTTAGCTCttttccatttctttttatcctaaaaaaatccttagtccttgccgatgacaagcatacccataacatgacgcagccaccaccatgcttgaaaatatgaagagtggtactcagtgaagtgttggatttgccccaaacataacactttgtattcaggacaaaaagtgcatTTCTTTGCCTCTTTTTTTGCAATATGTACTTAATAAGTGCCCTGTTgcgaacaggatgcatgttttggaatatttgtattctgtacaggcttccttcttttcactctgtcatttatgttaatattgtagagtaactacaatgttgttaatccatcctcagttttatcctatcccagccattaaactcttttaaaatcaccattgaccttatggtaaaatccctgagtgatttccttcctctccggcaactgagttaggaagggtgcctgtatctttgtagtgactgggtgtattgatacaccatccaaagtataattaataacagcaccatgctcaaagggatactcaatgtctgctttttgttTTAACCCAATaggtaggtgcccttctttgtgaaccATTGGaatatctccctggtctttgtagtttaaTATGTGCTTAAAATGAACTGTTCAACTGAAGGACCattcagataattgtatgtgtggggtacagagatgtggtagtcatgaataaataatgttaaacactattattgcacacagagtgaatccatggactggggggcagtattgagtagcttggatgaataaggtgcccagagtaatatgcctgctactcaggcccaaaagctagaatatccatataattagtagattttgaaagaaaacactgaagtttctaaaactgtttgaatgatgtctctgagtataacagaactcatatggcaggcaaaaacctgagaaaaaatccaaccaggaagtgggaaatctgaggtttgtaggttttcaagtctaagcctatccaatatacagtgtctatggggtcatattgcacttcctaaggcttccactagatgtcaacagtctttagaaccttgtttaaggcttctactgtgaagggggagcgaataagagctgtttgactaaggggtctggcagaatgccatgagctaaatCACGCGTGCGGCCGTGAGAGCGAACTGCATTCCCTttcatttggcgccctgcaatttcacttgcTGTTGGCGAGGTGAGACAACCAGAGAagttaagtctttattgaagactcatctcttcagtaggtcctatgactgagtgtagtctggcccaggagtgtgaaggtgaacgaaaaggcactggagcaacgaaccgcccttgctgtctctgcctggccagttcccctctctccactgggattctctgcctctaaccctattacaggggctgagtcactgaattactggtgctcttccatgccgtccctaggaggggtgcgtcacttgagtgggctgaatca includes the following:
- the LOC139570602 gene encoding AP-3 complex subunit mu-1 isoform X1; the protein is MINSLFLINASGDIFLEKHWKSVVSRSVCDYFLEAKEKALEPEDVPPVIHTPHHYLISIYRDKLFFLSVIQTEVPPLFVIEFLHRVAEMIQDYFGECSETVVKDNMVMVYELLEEMLDNGFPLATESNVLKEMIRPPTILRSVVNTLTGTSNVGDTLPTGQLSTIPWRRAGVKYTNNEAYFDVVEEIDAILDQSGTTVFAEIQGVVEACVKLSGMPDLTLSFMNPRLLDDVSFHPCVRYKRWESERVLSFIPPDGNFTLMTYHVNAQNLVAIPVYVKQSISFFESGSGGRLDVTVGPKQTMGKTVEGVVVTVHLPKTILSINLTATQGSYTYDNGTKLLVWDIGKLNPQKLPNLRGSLSLQAGAPKPEENPSLNIDLKIQQLAISGLKVNRLDMFGEKYKPFKGVKYITKAGKFQVRT
- the LOC139570602 gene encoding AP-3 complex subunit mu-1 isoform X2, with protein sequence MINSLFLINASGDIFLEKHWKSVVSRDKLFFLSVIQTEVPPLFVIEFLHRVAEMIQDYFGECSETVVKDNMVMVYELLEEMLDNGFPLATESNVLKEMIRPPTILRSVVNTLTGTSNVGDTLPTGQLSTIPWRRAGVKYTNNEAYFDVVEEIDAILDQSGTTVFAEIQGVVEACVKLSGMPDLTLSFMNPRLLDDVSFHPCVRYKRWESERVLSFIPPDGNFTLMTYHVNAQNLVAIPVYVKQSISFFESGSGGRLDVTVGPKQTMGKTVEGVVVTVHLPKTILSINLTATQGSYTYDNGTKLLVWDIGKLNPQKLPNLRGSLSLQAGAPKPEENPSLNIDLKIQQLAISGLKVNRLDMFGEKYKPFKGVKYITKAGKFQVRT
- the LOC139570602 gene encoding AP-3 complex subunit mu-1 isoform X3, with amino-acid sequence MIQDYFGECSETVVKDNMVMVYELLEEMLDNGFPLATESNVLKEMIRPPTILRSVVNTLTGTSNVGDTLPTGQLSTIPWRRAGVKYTNNEAYFDVVEEIDAILDQSGTTVFAEIQGVVEACVKLSGMPDLTLSFMNPRLLDDVSFHPCVRYKRWESERVLSFIPPDGNFTLMTYHVNAQNLVAIPVYVKQSISFFESGSGGRLDVTVGPKQTMGKTVEGVVVTVHLPKTILSINLTATQGSYTYDNGTKLLVWDIGKLNPQKLPNLRGSLSLQAGAPKPEENPSLNIDLKIQQLAISGLKVNRLDMFGEKYKPFKGVKYITKAGKFQVRT